GGACCGGAATCGAGCGGGTCGACCTGGAAACCCACCAGGTCACCGTGCGCGCGGGGACCACGCTGCGCGCGCTCAACGCCGCGCTCGACGGCATCGGCCTGGCCATGACGAACCTCGGCGACATCGACGCGCAGACCATCGCCGGCGCGATCTCGACCGGGACGCACGGCACCGGCGCCCGGTTCGGCGGCATCGCCACCCAGATCGTCGCGCTGGAACTGGTACTCGCGGACGGTTCGGTGGTCACCTGCTCCGCGGAGGAACAGCCAGACCTGTTCCACGCGGCCCGGATCGGGCTCGGTGCGCTGGGCGTGCTCAGCACCGTGACGCTGCAGTGCGAACCGTCGTTCGTGCTGTCCGCGCAGGAACGTCCGGAGCCGCTGGAGCAAGTGCTGGAGAACTTCGACGCTGCCGCGACGAACGACGACCACTTCGAGTTCTACTGGTTCCCGTACGACCGCACCGCGCTGGTCAAGCGAAACAACCGGCTGCCACTGGACGCGGAGCGCGCGCCCCTGTCCCGGGTGCGCCAGTTCGTGGAGTACGAGCTAGCCGAGAATCTGGCCTTCGGCGGGCTGTGCCGGGTCGGCCGGGCGGTGCCGAAGCTGGTGCGGCCCCTCAGCGGATTAGCCGCGCGCATGCTGTCCACACGGGAATACTCCGACCTGTCCCACCGGGTGTTCGTCACCCGCCGCGGAGTGCGGTTCGTGGAATCGGAGTACGCGATCCCGCGCGAAACCCTGCCCGATGTGCTCGCCGAACTGCGTGCGCTGGTGCCGCGCCTGGCCGACCCGGTGATGTTCCCGGTGGAGGTACGGGTGGCCGCGGCCGACGACATCTGGCTGTCCACTGCGTACGGACGCGATTCCGCGTATCTCGCCATCCACCAGTTCGCGGGTATGCCCTACCGCGAGTACTTCGCCGGGTTCGCCGCGATTGCCGACCAGGTCGGCGGCCGTCCGCATTGGGGCAAGCTGCACGACCTCGACGTGCACACGCTCCGCACGCGATACCCGCACTTCGACGATTTCCTGCGGGTGCGCAAGACCTGCGACCCGGCGGGCACGTTCACCAACGCCTACCTGGACCGGGTCCTCGGCAAGCCGTAAGGCTGTGAAGGGTCCCTTCACGGCCGCTGAGGCTGTGAAGGGACCCTTCACAGCCTTAGGCGGGCTCGAACAGCGAGCTGACCGACTCGCCGTTGTGGATCCGCCGCATCGCCTCCGCCAGCGCCGGGGCGATGGACAGCACGTGCAGCTTCTCCGTGCGTTCCCCAGTCGGGATCGGGACCGTGTTGGTGCACACGATCTCCAGCACGTCCTCCTGCCCGCCGATCCGGGCCAGCGCCTTGTCCGCGAACAACCCGTGCGTACAGGCCACCCGGATCGAGCGCGGCCCCAGCTCGCGCAGGCGGTCGAGCAGTTCCAGCACGGTGCTGCCGCGGGCGATCTCGTCGTCGAGCACGATCACGTCGCGGCCGGTGATCTCGCCGATGATGGACGTGATCTCCACCCGGTCGTCGGCGTAACGCTGCTTGGCGCCGGCCGCGACCTTCGCGCCGAGCAGCCGGGCGAAGTGCGCGGCCTCCTTCGCGTTGCCCAGATCGGGCGACACGACGGTCGTGTTGGACAGGTCGTACTGCCGGAAGTACCGGGCCAGCTCGTGCAGCGCGTGCAGGTGGTCGACGGGCACGCTGAAGAACCCGTGCACCTGCGGCGAGTGGAGGGTCATGGTGAGCACCCGGTCCGCCCCGGCGGTGACCATCAGATCGGCGACCAGCCGGCCGCCGATTGAGATGCGCGACGCGTCCTTCTTGTCCGAACGCGCGTACGAGTAGTGCGGCATCACCACGGTGACCCGGCCCGCCGAAGCGCCGCGCGCGGCGTCGAGCATCAGCAGCAGCTCGACCAGGTGCTCCTGCACCGGCTTGACCAGCGGCTGGATCAGGAAGACGTCGCGCTCCCGGCAATTGGCCTCAAGCTGGACCTGCAGGCAGTCGTTGGCGAACCGGTCGATCTTGACCGGCAGCAACGGCACACCGAGGTTGCCGCAGATCTCCTCGGCCAGTTCCGGATGGGCACTACCACTGAAAACCGCGATATCCCGCACGGGAGGGATCTTAGAGTGCGGACACCGCGTCCTCGATCGAGTCCTCGCCGGAGATCAGTTCGAGCGTGCGGCCCGCCGTGGCCGGGGCGTCCAGCAACGCGAGCAGCACCGCCGCCACGTCCTCCCGGGGCACGGAAGCGCGGCCGGTCTGCTCCGCGATCTTCACCCGTCCGGTGCCGGAATCGTTGGTGAGCGCACCGGGCCGCAGGATCGTCCAATCCAGATCGCGGGTCTTCAGGTCCTCTTCGGCGGCCCGCTTGGCCCGCAGGTAGGTGGCGAACACCGGGTCGAGACCGGGTGCGTCCGGGTTGTCCGCGCCCATGGAACCGACCTGCACGAAGCGGCGGACCCCGGCCCGCCCGGCGGCTTCGGCGAAGAGCACCGCGGCCCCACGATCGACGGTATCCTTGCGAGTTTCCCCGCTGCCGGGTCCGGCACCCGCGGAGAAGACCGCGGCGTCCGCGCCCCGCAGCACCTGCGCCACCGCGTCCACATCGGACTTTTCCAGGTCGAGCACCACGGTTTCGGCGCCGACCGCGGTGAGGTCCGGTTCGTGGGCGGGATTGCGCACGAGGCCGACCGGCTCGTCGCGCCGCTGCGCGAGCAGCTTTTCCAGGTGCAGGGCGATCTGGCCGTGTCCTCCGGCGATGACGACGCGCATGGACCCGACTGTAGTGCCTGCGCGGGACCGCTGCCCGGGGGCTCAGTCCGACTCGGCGGCCACCAGGTCGGCGCGCAGCAGCTGCTCGTAGGCCATTTCGTTGACCCAGCGCGAAACCGGGTCCTCGTCCAGCAGGAGGCGCTCGGTGCGTCCTGCGAGGTCGAGGTCACTCGTCGCGTACGGGTCGGCGGTGACCACCGCGAGGCCGTACGCACGGGCGCGGGGCAGGCAGTTGGCGACGTAGTCCTCGGTCAGTACGGCAAGCGATGGGAGCACCATCGCGGCCTCGCCGTAACGTGCGAAAGGAACCGCGGAGGCCATCGCGGTCCGCCAGTGCCGGGCGACCGCGAGGACGCCGATGATCTCGGCGGCCGGCGCGGGTGCGGTCGCGGCCAGCTCTGGCCAGGTCCAGGTGTCGACGGTGGCGCGATCGGCGACGGGACCGACACCCATCGCGATCCGCTCCGCGTGCACGTCCGTCCGGAGCCTGGCGACGATGCTGACCTTGCGGCCGAGCAGAGTCGTCACCGGCAGCACGACGCCGTTCCAGCCCAGCAGGGCGGCGGCCTTGCGGGCCAGCTCGTCGGGGCTCGCGGGGAGCTCGATCGGCGGCAGCACCCGGCTCGCTGTCGTCCGGCTGCGCTTCGCGCTTCCGGCGACCGTCGAGCGCTCGGTGTTCTGGGGGGTAGCCGCCACGAGTCCGCCTCCTTCACTCACCTGTACCCAGGGTGGCCGGGGAAAACCGGCACATGACTTGAGTACCAGTGCGGCGGCGCCGAATCTGCAGGTAGCGCGATCGTCTGCGATCGGCGGCGCTCAGCGGTCGGTGACCGGTCGACGGGCGGTCGGCCGACTTCAGCCCGACCGTGCGGCCAACCGAGTGACCAGCAGACGAGTGGTGTTACCGAGCGCCCACGGGCGGCTGCCCGGATGCCGGGCCGGGCACCCCGCGAACGCCGCAGCGGGCTAGCCCGTTCAGCACAATCCCCGGCGTCTCCACTGTGGACTTCGCAGGTCAGCGCCGTCACCCGGGTCGTGGTGACCTGATTCTCAGCCGAGTACCACGTACCCGGATTAGGGTTGTTCCTCTCGTACGGCGCCACGAATCGTGCAGCGCCACGACGAAGGAGCTTCAGCCATGACGGAACTACGGCCGCGGCGTTCGGTGCTGTACATGCCCGGCGCGAACGAGCGCGCCCTGGAGAAGGCGAAGACGCTGCCCGCCGACACGTTGATCCTCGACCTGGAAGACGCCGTCGCACCCGACGCGAAGGAAGCCGCGCGCGAACGCGTTTGCGCCGCGGTGGGCACGTACGGGGCGCGCGAGGTGACCATCCGCGTCAACGGCCTGGACACCGAGTGGCACGACGCAGACCTGCGCGCAGCAGCCGCCGCCGGCCCCGCCGCGGTCGTGGTGCCGAAGGTGAACTCCGCCGCCGAAGTCCACAACATCGAACGCGCGTTGGAACTGGGCGGCGCCCCGGAGCACACGAAGATCTGGGCGATGGTCGAAACCCCGGTCGCCATGCTGCACGCCGAGGAGATCGCCACCGCCTCGGATCGCCTGACCGTATTGGTGATGGGCACGAACGACCTGGCGAAGGAACTCCACGCGGAATTCGTCCCCGGCCGCGCACCGTTGCTGGGCGGGCTGTCGCTGTGCCTGCTGGCCGCCCGCGCGGCGGGCAAAGTGATCCTCGACGGCGTGTACAACGACGTGAAAGATGATGCCGGTTTCGCAGCGGAATGCTTGCAGGGGCGGCAATTCGGGTTCGACGGAAAGACGCTGATCCACCCGTCCCAAGTGGAACCGAGCAACCGGATCTTCGCCCCGTCGGCTGCGGAGATCACCCACGCCCGCCGGGTGATCTCCGCCTTCACCGAAGCCAAGGCCGAAGGCCGAGGCGTGGCGATGATGGACGGGCGGATGATCGAGAACCTGCACGTGGACAACGCCCGGCGAGTACTGGCCCTCGCGGCGGCGGTGGGGGCGGCGTAGGCCGGTTCGGCGCAAGTGCCGGCGCGCCACCGTAAGGGGTCGCCGTAGTACTCGCCGAAAATCGGGCGGATATCGCTGAGTAGGCTTCTGACCTGCGGATCTGGCGGGCTGTGGGAGGTCATTCGTGGCGACGCAGGTGTTCGCGGACGAGGAGCTGGAGCGCCTGCGGGGGTTCCCGGAGATCGGTCGGGACGAGCTGGCGAAGTTCTTCACCCTGGCCCCGGCGGATATCGCGTTCGTCGATCCCGGCCGAGGTCGCGGTCCGGCGGACCGCCTTGGCCTGGCCGTTGCCCTGTCCACGTTGCCGTGGCTGGGGTTCGTGCCGGACAAGGTGTCCTCGGCGCCGCCGGTGGCGGTGACCAGGCTGGCTGATCAGCTCGGTCTCGACCCAGGTGAGCTGCGGTCCTACGGACGGCGCGCGAAGACGCGGACCGAGCATCTGCGGTTGGTGGCGAAGTACCTGGGATGGCGACTGCCGACCACGCTGGAGCTCAAGGAGGTGGACGAATTCTTGCTGGCGCGGGCGATGGAACACGATTCGCCGACGTTGCTGTTCCGGCTGGCATGCGAGTACCTGATCTCGGCGCGGGTGATCCGGCCGGGCCCGGTGACCGTGGTCGAGTGGGTCGCCCATGCCCGCGCCGAAGCGCAACGGGAGACATTCGACCGGCTGGCGCAGGAGTTCACCGAGACGCGGTGCGCCGCGCTGGACAGACTGCTGGCCATCGACCCGGAGATCCGCACCACCCGGCTGCGGTGGCTGGCCACCGGACCGGTCGAGGCCTCGCCTGCGGCGGTGAAGGCCGAGGTCGCGAAGCTGGAGTTCCTGCGCTCGCTGGGCGCGGACAGCCTGGACCTCTCGGCGCTGCCCGCTGAGCGGCGCCGGTTCCTGGCCACGGTCGGGCGCCGGCTGACCTCGCAAGCGCTGGAACAGCGTGATCCGCAGCGCCGCTACCCGATCCTGCTGACGTTGCTGGCCCAGTCGGCGACCGACGTGCTCGACGAGGTCGTGCAGCTGTTCGACCAGGCCATCTCGGCACGGGAGAGCAAGGCTGAACGCAAGATGCGCGACGCGTTGGCCGAGCGCGGCAAGGCCGGCGAGGACCGGCAGGCGCTGCTGGACGACCTCCTGGCCATCGTCACCGATCCGCAGATCAGCGACGAGCAGATCGGCGGCCTGATCCGGGGCGAGCGGATCGGATGGCCTCGCCTGCGGTCGGCAGTGGCGCAAGCCGCGCCGAGGTTGCCGCGCGATCACGGGCACCTGGCCGCGTTGGATGGCTCGTACGGGTATCTACGGCAGTTCACCCCGCAGGTGCTCGCGGCGGTGCGGTTCGCCGGCGGCACCGCGGCGACCGGGTTACTGGAAGCGGTGGAGATCCTGCGCGACCTGAACGCCACCGGCGCCCGCCGTGTCCCGGCCGACGCGCCGGACGGGTTCGTGCCCGCGCGGTGGCGCGGCTACCTGGAGACCGCGTCGAAGTCCGGGAACACCAGCGCCTACCGGCACTATTGGGAGTTGTGCACGCTTCTCGCGCTGCGGGATGGGCTGCGCAGCGGGGATGTGTTCGTGCCGGGCTCGCGCCGCTACTCCGACCCGACCGCCTACCTGCTCACCCCAGACAAATGGGCCGACCAGCGAACGGAGTTTTGCCAGCTGGTCGGCAAACCCGCCGATCCTGCCCGTGCGCTGGCCGACGCGGAGAACGAACTGGGCGAGGCACTTGCCGAACTGGAGGAGGTCCTGGCCGCCGGTGACGGCCCGGTGCGCCTGGACGAGGCCGGTGACCTGGTGATCTCGCCGCTCACCGCCGAGGACGTCCCGGCCGAGGCAACCGCGCTGAAGGCGGAGCTGACCGAGATGCTGCCATTCGCGCCGATCGTGTCGCTGCTGATCGAGCTGGACAAACGTACCGGCTACCTGGACTGCTTCACCCACGCCGGCGGCAAGCAGGCCCGCAGCCCCGAGCTGAAACGGAACCTGATCGCGGTCTTGCTGGCCCACTCCACCAACCTCGGCCTGACCAGGATGGCCGACGCCTGCGGGATCTCCTACGACGTGCTCGCCTGGACCAGTGAGTGGTACGTGCGGGAGGAGACGCTGCGCGCGGCGAACCTGGCGATCATCGACTACCACCAGCGCCTGCCGCTCACCCCGATCTTCGGCACCGGCACCCTGTCCTCATCGGATGGACAGCGGTTCCCCACGCGCGGAAAGTCCGTCACCGCAAGGGCTTTGAGCCGATACTTCGCGTCCGAGGGGCTTTCCACGTATACGCACGTGACCGATCAGCACACCACCTACGGCACGAAGGTCATCGTCGCGACCAAGCGCGAGGCCCACTACGTCCTCGACGAGATTCTCGGGAACGCGACCGACATTCCCATCACCGAGCACGCGACGGACACCCACGGCGTCACCTTGGTCAACTTCGGGCTGTTCGACCTGCTCGGGTTGCAGCTGTCCCCGCGGATCCGGGACCTGGGCAAGATCACCCTCTACCGGAACGGATCACGAGCGCAGGTCCAAGCCGAGTTCCCGCACACCGGGCCGCTGCTTACCCGCAAGCTCAACACCGACCTGATCGCCGAGCAATACGACGACCTACTCCGGCTCGCCGGGTCGCTGAAGTTCGGGCACGCCACCGCCTCCCTGCTAGTCGGCAAGCTCTCGGCATCCGGCCGGCAGAACGCGCTCGCCGCAGCGCTCAAGGAGTACGGGGCACTGCGGCGCACCATCTACGCCCGCTACCTCGCCGACCCGGCCTACCGGCGCAAGATCTCGCGGCAGCTGAACAAGGGCGAGTCGCTGCACGCGCTGAAGCGGGACCTGCTCTACGCCCACGAAGGCGCGGTCAGAGCACGGCACCTCGAAGCCCAGACCGAGCAGGCGTGGTGCCTCACGCTGGCCACCAACGCCGTGGTCGCGTGGACGACCGAGTACTACGGCCTGGCCGTGGAGTCGATGCGTACGGCCGGGCGGCGCATTGACGACGAGGTCCTGGCCCACATCTCCCCGGCGCACAGTGAGAACATCAACTTCTTCGGCGCCATCGACGTCGACATCGAAGGCGAGCTCGCGCAGCTCGGCCCCACCGGCTACCGGCCGCTGCGCATCCGGGACACCCTGTTCTGACCCCCCGCGTGTGGAACTGTTGCGCGTCCCGCCGAGCGTTCGCCTATGCCGCCATCCGGACGACCGCGAGCCGGCAGCAGCTCCCGCCACACCCGCACTCATCGCGTGCCCACCCGCCATCGGGACGGAGCATCACCGACCGCCGTCCCCGCGCGTGGTGTCGTAGCCACGCCGGGTAGGCTCGCTGGGTGAAACATGTCGTTCTGCTGCCCGGTTTTTGGCACGGTACATGGTGCTGGAGTCTCGTGACACCTCGACTCGCTCGTCGCCGGATCCCGGCGGTCGCCGTCGACCTTCAGGGGCAGGGGCTGGAGGGCGTCTCGCCCTCGTCGCGGTGGAGCCGGCCCTTCGACGAGTCGGCGTTTGCGACCGAGGTGTCCGGTGTCGCGTCCGTGACGGCATCGAGCGCAGCTGAGGCACTGATCGACCATCTCCGCCTCATCGGAGAGGGCGACCCGTGTGTTGTGGTGGCGCACAGCATGGGTGGTGTCGTGGCGACACTAGCGGCCGAGCAAGAACCTTCGTTGTTCTCGCAGCTGCTGTACATCGCAGCCTTCGCGCCCGTGAACGGGCTTCCCGCCGCCGCCGATTTCACTGCCGATGAGAACGAGGGGGAGTTGGGTACGCAACTGCTGCGAGCCGACCCGTTCACCGTCGGAGCCTCGCGCGTGGACTCCGGGGATCCAGATTCGCGTGCGGCCATCCAGAAGGCGCTCTATGGCGATGTGTCATCCGAGATCGCGGACGTCGCGACGAGCCTGTTGAACTCCGATGCCCCCGTCGGTATCGCTGCCGAAACGATCTCCGTCAGTCGTGAGCGGTTTGGATCCGTGCCGCACACCTACGTCATGTGCGGAGACGACTACATGATCCGGCCCGCGCTGCAGCGGCGCACGATCCGTGACATCGATGCCGTATCCGCCGCTCCGACAACGGTGGTGGAGTTGCCGAGCTCGCACTCTCCCTTCCTGTCCCAGCCGGACGCCGTCGCCGAGGCGATCGCAACAGCCTGGGGCAAGCCGCTGTCGGTCTAGACAGAGGACGCGCGAGCGTGACCTGCTCTACAAGCCACGAGGGCACCATCCCGACCGCCACCTCCAGGCTCAGAACGAGGATGGCTGCAGCTTGACCCTGGCCGCCAACGCCGTGTGGCGTGGACGACGGAGTACTCAATGCGTCGGCACCGGTCGTGATCGTGTACATCAGTCGTCGGCTGCTGCCACGGCGGCGGGTCGGGCGACCACAGCATTTCCGTGGGCCGCTCACCGCTGACATCACGGCTGTTACTGCCATGTCGTCGTGGAGGCCCCTTGGTGATCCACTCACCCCGTTCAACAATCGGTCGATTACTGAACATCCGGCCGCCGTGGCGCCGCCGAGGCCTCCGTTCAGGTGGGGTGTTCAACAACTCGTTCAACAACATGTAGGCTCCACGCTCGTTGATGAACACGTTTGCTGAACGAATCGAGGGGCTTCGTGGCGCTGGTGGGGCTGGTGCGTGTCAGCACGAGCAAGCAGGAGACCGCGCGGCAGCACGACGCGCTCGACGGGCTGTGCGTGAAGGTGTTCGAGGAGAAGATCAGCGGCAAGCTCGCCGTCGACGCCCGGCCCGCGCTGACCGCCGCAGTCGACTACATGCGCCCCGGCGACATGCTCACCGTGCAGGAAGTCGACAGGCTCGGCCGTAACCTCCTCGAAGGCCTGCTCGTGCTCAACGACCTGTTCTCCCGCGGCATCGCAGTCAAGGTCCTCGAGGGGATCGCCGCCGGCGAACACCTCGAGCGCAGCCTCATCCTTGATTTGGCGCTTGCACTGGCCGAGGATCGCCGACGCGACATTGTCCGCAAAACCCGCAACGGCCTCGACTCCGCCCGCGCCCGCGGCCGCACCGGTGGCCGCCCCCGAGTCGTCGACGCCGACAAACGCCGCATCATCCTCGCCCGCCACGCCGACGGCGAGTCCATCCGCACCATCGCCCGCGCCACCAAGCTGTCCGTCGGCACGGTCCACAACGTCCTCGCCGACCACCGCGCCGCCAACGACTGATCACCGCTGGTCAGGCATATCCGCCCGATTTTCGGCGAGTACTACGGGGACCCCCGTAAGGTGGGCATGACGCGGCAGCCGCTCAGGAAGGTGCGGATCGAGGTATTCACCTCGATCCGTTCGGCGACCGTCGGCCTCGGCAGGCTCAACATCCTGGTCGGCGCCAACGGTGCCGGCAAGACCAACTTCGTACAGGCATTCGAGCTGCTGGGCCGGATCGTGAGCGGCGAACTCGGGCTCTTCACGGGGCTCAACGGCGGCGCGTCCGTATTGCTGAACAACGGTGTCACCCGGATCCGGCGTGCAACTGGCGGGCCTGCTCCGGCAAGCCGCGGTGCGCGGCCAGGTACTGGTCGCCACGCAATCGGTCACCCTGATGAACCAGTTCGAGGTCGACGAGCTGATCGTGGTCGCGCGCGTCCGAGTTCACCAGGCCGGACCTCGACTCGCTCAGCGCGTGGCTGGCGGAGTACTCGCTCGGGGAGCTGTGGGAGAAGAATCTGCTCGGCGGCCGCCCGGTTCGTGAGGACACCGGCGGCGCATGACATACCGGCGGTTGCACCTGCTCGGGGAAGGTCAGACCGAGGAAATCGTGGTCAGCACCGTCCTCGAGCCGCACCTGAGCCCAGACTGGATCGTCACGCACTCGATCGTGACGACCCGGCGTCCCGCGTCTGGCACGAAGCACCGTGGCGGAGTCAGCAGCTGGGCCAAGCTCGAGACCGCCCTCAGGCTTTGCTCCGCAACACGACCTCCACGTCCTCGGCACTTTGTTCGGCTACTACGCCTTTCCTTCGGACGCCCCCGGAATGGACTCGGCCAACCAGAAGTGTCCGGCTCCAGGTCCAGCACGTCGAAGCTGCCCTGTCCGCGGCGATCGGAGATGCCCGGTTCGTCCCGCACCTGGTCCTGCACGAACTCGAAACGTGGGTCTTCGCCGCCGCTGAGCACTCGGTGAACTGACGGGATCGGCGAGCCTGACCAAGCGGCTCCGGGCAGATGTGCTCGCCGCAGGGGGCGTTGAGCCGGTGAACGACAGTCCGGCAACTGCCCCGTCGAAGCGACTCACGAGATACCGCGATCGGTACTCCAAGACAAAC
This Amycolatopsis sulphurea DNA region includes the following protein-coding sequences:
- a CDS encoding recombinase family protein, whose translation is MALVGLVRVSTSKQETARQHDALDGLCVKVFEEKISGKLAVDARPALTAAVDYMRPGDMLTVQEVDRLGRNLLEGLLVLNDLFSRGIAVKVLEGIAAGEHLERSLILDLALALAEDRRRDIVRKTRNGLDSARARGRTGGRPRVVDADKRRIILARHADGESIRTIARATKLSVGTVHNVLADHRAAND
- a CDS encoding alpha/beta fold hydrolase; amino-acid sequence: MKHVVLLPGFWHGTWCWSLVTPRLARRRIPAVAVDLQGQGLEGVSPSSRWSRPFDESAFATEVSGVASVTASSAAEALIDHLRLIGEGDPCVVVAHSMGGVVATLAAEQEPSLFSQLLYIAAFAPVNGLPAAADFTADENEGELGTQLLRADPFTVGASRVDSGDPDSRAAIQKALYGDVSSEIADVATSLLNSDAPVGIAAETISVSRERFGSVPHTYVMCGDDYMIRPALQRRTIRDIDAVSAAPTTVVELPSSHSPFLSQPDAVAEAIATAWGKPLSV
- a CDS encoding Tn3 family transposase; amino-acid sequence: MFADEELERLRGFPEIGRDELAKFFTLAPADIAFVDPGRGRGPADRLGLAVALSTLPWLGFVPDKVSSAPPVAVTRLADQLGLDPGELRSYGRRAKTRTEHLRLVAKYLGWRLPTTLELKEVDEFLLARAMEHDSPTLLFRLACEYLISARVIRPGPVTVVEWVAHARAEAQRETFDRLAQEFTETRCAALDRLLAIDPEIRTTRLRWLATGPVEASPAAVKAEVAKLEFLRSLGADSLDLSALPAERRRFLATVGRRLTSQALEQRDPQRRYPILLTLLAQSATDVLDEVVQLFDQAISARESKAERKMRDALAERGKAGEDRQALLDDLLAIVTDPQISDEQIGGLIRGERIGWPRLRSAVAQAAPRLPRDHGHLAALDGSYGYLRQFTPQVLAAVRFAGGTAATGLLEAVEILRDLNATGARRVPADAPDGFVPARWRGYLETASKSGNTSAYRHYWELCTLLALRDGLRSGDVFVPGSRRYSDPTAYLLTPDKWADQRTEFCQLVGKPADPARALADAENELGEALAELEEVLAAGDGPVRLDEAGDLVISPLTAEDVPAEATALKAELTEMLPFAPIVSLLIELDKRTGYLDCFTHAGGKQARSPELKRNLIAVLLAHSTNLGLTRMADACGISYDVLAWTSEWYVREETLRAANLAIIDYHQRLPLTPIFGTGTLSSSDGQRFPTRGKSVTARALSRYFASEGLSTYTHVTDQHTTYGTKVIVATKREAHYVLDEILGNATDIPITEHATDTHGVTLVNFGLFDLLGLQLSPRIRDLGKITLYRNGSRAQVQAEFPHTGPLLTRKLNTDLIAEQYDDLLRLAGSLKFGHATASLLVGKLSASGRQNALAAALKEYGALRRTIYARYLADPAYRRKISRQLNKGESLHALKRDLLYAHEGAVRARHLEAQTEQAWCLTLATNAVVAWTTEYYGLAVESMRTAGRRIDDEVLAHISPAHSENINFFGAIDVDIEGELAQLGPTGYRPLRIRDTLF
- a CDS encoding SDR family oxidoreductase is translated as MRVVIAGGHGQIALHLEKLLAQRRDEPVGLVRNPAHEPDLTAVGAETVVLDLEKSDVDAVAQVLRGADAAVFSAGAGPGSGETRKDTVDRGAAVLFAEAAGRAGVRRFVQVGSMGADNPDAPGLDPVFATYLRAKRAAEEDLKTRDLDWTILRPGALTNDSGTGRVKIAEQTGRASVPREDVAAVLLALLDAPATAGRTLELISGEDSIEDAVSAL
- a CDS encoding HpcH/HpaI aldolase/citrate lyase family protein; amino-acid sequence: MTELRPRRSVLYMPGANERALEKAKTLPADTLILDLEDAVAPDAKEAARERVCAAVGTYGAREVTIRVNGLDTEWHDADLRAAAAAGPAAVVVPKVNSAAEVHNIERALELGGAPEHTKIWAMVETPVAMLHAEEIATASDRLTVLVMGTNDLAKELHAEFVPGRAPLLGGLSLCLLAARAAGKVILDGVYNDVKDDAGFAAECLQGRQFGFDGKTLIHPSQVEPSNRIFAPSAAEITHARRVISAFTEAKAEGRGVAMMDGRMIENLHVDNARRVLALAAAVGAA
- a CDS encoding D-arabinono-1,4-lactone oxidase, with amino-acid sequence MTAWTNWAGTAKANPSRVHRPRSTAEIADVVHGVSAAGGRVRPLGSGHSFTAIAATEAAALDLTRWTGIERVDLETHQVTVRAGTTLRALNAALDGIGLAMTNLGDIDAQTIAGAISTGTHGTGARFGGIATQIVALELVLADGSVVTCSAEEQPDLFHAARIGLGALGVLSTVTLQCEPSFVLSAQERPEPLEQVLENFDAAATNDDHFEFYWFPYDRTALVKRNNRLPLDAERAPLSRVRQFVEYELAENLAFGGLCRVGRAVPKLVRPLSGLAARMLSTREYSDLSHRVFVTRRGVRFVESEYAIPRETLPDVLAELRALVPRLADPVMFPVEVRVAAADDIWLSTAYGRDSAYLAIHQFAGMPYREYFAGFAAIADQVGGRPHWGKLHDLDVHTLRTRYPHFDDFLRVRKTCDPAGTFTNAYLDRVLGKP
- a CDS encoding ribose-phosphate diphosphokinase, whose protein sequence is MRDIAVFSGSAHPELAEEICGNLGVPLLPVKIDRFANDCLQVQLEANCRERDVFLIQPLVKPVQEHLVELLLMLDAARGASAGRVTVVMPHYSYARSDKKDASRISIGGRLVADLMVTAGADRVLTMTLHSPQVHGFFSVPVDHLHALHELARYFRQYDLSNTTVVSPDLGNAKEAAHFARLLGAKVAAGAKQRYADDRVEITSIIGEITGRDVIVLDDEIARGSTVLELLDRLRELGPRSIRVACTHGLFADKALARIGGQEDVLEIVCTNTVPIPTGERTEKLHVLSIAPALAEAMRRIHNGESVSSLFEPA